The following coding sequences lie in one Rothia sp. SD9660Na genomic window:
- the rpmD gene encoding 50S ribosomal protein L30 — MTGKRIQPSDAKLEITQIKSYVGEKQNMRDTLRSLGLKRPGNKVVRTADPVTCGMINTVAHLVQVEEVK; from the coding sequence ATGACCGGTAAGCGTATTCAGCCCAGCGACGCAAAGCTGGAAATCACCCAGATCAAGTCCTACGTCGGTGAAAAGCAGAACATGCGCGACACCCTCCGTTCCCTGGGCCTCAAGCGCCCCGGCAACAAGGTTGTTCGCACTGCTGACCCCGTCACCTGCGGCATGATCAACACCGTAGCTCACCTGGTTCAGGTTGAGGAGGTCAAGTAA
- the rplO gene encoding 50S ribosomal protein L15: MANNDAIKIHDLRPAPGAHKAKTRVGRGEGSKGKTAGRGTKGTKARYQVRAGFEGGQLPLHMRLPKLRGFKNPFRTEYQVVNLDRIAELFPEGGDITVDALVAAGAVRKNELVKVLGTGEISAAYNVTVDKVSESAKAKIEAAGGSVTVK; the protein is encoded by the coding sequence ATGGCAAACAACGACGCTATCAAGATTCACGATCTGCGCCCGGCTCCGGGTGCCCACAAGGCTAAGACCCGCGTAGGCCGCGGTGAAGGCTCAAAGGGTAAGACCGCAGGTCGCGGTACCAAGGGTACCAAGGCACGTTACCAGGTTCGCGCCGGCTTCGAAGGTGGTCAGCTTCCGCTGCACATGCGCCTTCCCAAGCTGCGCGGCTTCAAGAACCCCTTCCGCACCGAGTACCAGGTTGTTAACCTGGACCGCATCGCGGAACTGTTCCCCGAGGGCGGCGACATCACCGTTGACGCTCTGGTAGCAGCTGGCGCAGTTCGCAAAAACGAACTGGTCAAGGTTCTGGGTACCGGCGAAATCTCAGCGGCCTACAACGTAACCGTTGACAAGGTTTCTGAGTCAGCTAAGGCCAAGATTGAGGCTGCTGGCGGTTCTGTAACCGTCAAGTAG
- the secY gene encoding preprotein translocase subunit SecY — protein sequence MLTAFGRAFKTPDLRNKLLFTLGIIVIYRVGVFIPAPGVSYGNVQQCLSTVTATGGVYDMINLFSGGALLQLSIFALGVMPYITASIIVQLLRVVIPRFQQLHEEGAQGQTKLTQYTRYLTILLALLNATTIVSLARSGLLLQGCTLPIIPDDGIWNILLIITALTAGTGVVMWLGEQITEKGVGNGMSLLIFTSIAASFPSAFGSILQTQGWGIFSAVVAVGLLVIVAVVFVEQSQRRIPVQYAKRMIGRRTIGGTTTYIPLKVNMAGVIPIIFASSMLMVPGLLAQFNTPSDGSAPPEWVNWINTYLVMGDHPLYMTLYFLLILGFAYFYVSITFNTEEVAGNMKKYGGFIPGIRAGRPTQEYLSYVLNRITLPGAIYVAVLALLPLVAFVLFGANQNFPLGGASLLIVIGVGLDTVKQIDAQLQQRNYEGLLR from the coding sequence GTGCTGACCGCTTTCGGACGGGCTTTCAAGACGCCCGACCTGCGTAACAAGCTGCTGTTCACCCTGGGTATTATCGTGATCTACCGTGTGGGTGTCTTCATCCCCGCTCCCGGTGTCTCCTATGGAAATGTGCAGCAGTGCCTGTCGACCGTTACCGCAACCGGTGGCGTTTACGACATGATTAACCTCTTTAGCGGTGGCGCGCTGCTCCAGCTGTCGATTTTTGCCCTGGGCGTTATGCCTTACATTACCGCGAGCATTATTGTTCAGCTGCTTCGCGTTGTCATTCCCCGCTTCCAGCAGCTGCACGAGGAAGGTGCCCAGGGGCAGACCAAGCTGACCCAGTACACCCGCTACCTCACCATTCTGCTGGCACTACTGAATGCCACCACCATTGTGTCGCTTGCCCGCTCGGGTCTGCTCCTGCAGGGTTGCACCCTGCCGATTATCCCCGATGACGGCATCTGGAACATCCTGCTGATCATCACCGCCCTGACAGCCGGGACCGGTGTGGTCATGTGGCTGGGTGAACAGATCACCGAGAAGGGCGTGGGCAACGGCATGTCCCTGCTAATTTTCACCTCGATTGCCGCCTCCTTCCCCTCCGCTTTTGGTTCCATTCTGCAGACCCAGGGCTGGGGCATCTTCTCCGCAGTTGTAGCGGTCGGCCTGCTGGTCATCGTAGCCGTTGTCTTCGTTGAACAGTCCCAGCGCCGCATCCCCGTTCAGTACGCCAAGCGAATGATTGGCCGCCGCACCATCGGCGGTACCACCACCTACATTCCTCTCAAGGTCAACATGGCCGGCGTTATCCCCATCATATTCGCTTCCTCCATGCTGATGGTGCCCGGCCTCCTCGCCCAATTCAACACCCCCTCAGACGGCTCAGCCCCGCCTGAGTGGGTCAACTGGATCAACACCTACCTGGTCATGGGCGATCACCCGCTCTACATGACCCTCTACTTCCTGCTCATTCTGGGCTTCGCCTACTTCTACGTTTCCATCACCTTCAATACCGAAGAAGTTGCGGGCAACATGAAGAAGTACGGCGGTTTCATCCCCGGTATCCGCGCAGGACGCCCCACCCAGGAGTACCTGAGCTACGTGCTCAACCGTATTACCCTGCCCGGTGCCATCTACGTAGCAGTACTAGCGCTCCTGCCGCTGGTAGCCTTCGTCCTCTTCGGCGCCAACCAGAATTTCCCGCTCGGCGGTGCCTCACTGCTGATCGTTATCGGTGTCGGTCTTGATACCGTCAAGCAAATCGACGCCCAGCTCCAACAACGCAACTACGAAGGACTGCTCCGATGA
- a CDS encoding adenylate kinase, translated as MNRLLIIGPPGAGKGTQAVKIAEKLNIPAISTGDIFRKNIKEETELGKEAKSYIDSGNLVPDSVTNRMVRARLAEDDTANGFLLDGYPRNTAQVGELDTILADMGQEIGQVLLLVADNDELVERLLGRAAKEGRSDDNEEVIRHRLKVYEEETAPLVAIYTERGLVTEIDGLGEIDEVTARIMDALK; from the coding sequence ATGAACCGTCTGCTCATCATTGGCCCTCCCGGCGCCGGCAAAGGCACCCAGGCCGTCAAAATCGCTGAAAAGTTGAACATCCCCGCTATTTCCACCGGCGACATCTTCCGCAAGAACATTAAGGAAGAAACCGAGCTGGGCAAGGAAGCCAAGAGCTACATCGACTCGGGCAACCTGGTTCCCGACTCCGTGACCAACCGTATGGTCCGCGCCCGCCTGGCTGAAGACGACACCGCCAACGGCTTCCTGCTCGATGGCTACCCCCGCAACACCGCCCAGGTCGGTGAACTCGACACCATCCTCGCAGATATGGGTCAGGAAATTGGCCAGGTTCTGCTGCTCGTCGCTGACAACGACGAACTGGTCGAACGTCTGCTGGGACGCGCCGCTAAGGAAGGCCGCTCAGATGACAACGAAGAGGTCATCCGTCACCGTCTCAAGGTCTACGAAGAAGAAACCGCACCTCTCGTAGCTATCTACACCGAGCGCGGCCTTGTGACCGAAATCGACGGTCTTGGCGAGATTGACGAAGTCACCGCCCGAATCATGGACGCACTCAAGTAA
- the map gene encoding type I methionyl aminopeptidase, producing MRRIEYKTDRQLAEMARAGVITSRALDAAVAAAAPGVTTAELDTVFRGILAEHGAGSNFLGYYDYPATICTSVNDEVVHGIPGPRILHDGDMISIDGGATVQDARGTTWHGDSARTALIGEVSDARRELSEITRAALWHGIAALATAKKIGEVGFAIENFVREETGDKYGIIEDFVGHGIGTSMHMAPDVLNYAARDLGPRVKKGMAFAIEPMLVTGGIETVTLDDDWTIKTVDGGDACQWEHSVCVHSEGIWVLTAEDGGASELSKLGVTVKPIPA from the coding sequence ATGCGCCGCATCGAATACAAAACAGACCGCCAGCTTGCTGAAATGGCCAGAGCAGGTGTGATCACCTCCCGTGCCCTGGACGCAGCGGTAGCAGCTGCCGCCCCCGGCGTCACCACTGCGGAACTCGATACGGTCTTCCGCGGCATCCTCGCTGAACACGGCGCAGGGTCCAACTTCCTGGGCTACTACGACTACCCGGCAACCATCTGCACCTCAGTCAACGACGAAGTCGTTCACGGAATCCCCGGCCCCCGCATCCTGCACGACGGAGACATGATCTCCATCGACGGAGGCGCCACTGTGCAGGACGCCCGTGGCACCACCTGGCACGGCGACTCAGCCCGCACCGCCCTCATCGGCGAGGTCTCAGACGCACGCCGTGAACTCTCAGAGATCACCCGAGCAGCCCTCTGGCACGGCATCGCAGCCCTCGCCACTGCCAAAAAAATTGGCGAAGTAGGCTTCGCCATCGAAAACTTCGTTCGGGAAGAAACCGGCGACAAATACGGAATCATCGAAGACTTCGTAGGCCACGGCATCGGTACCTCCATGCACATGGCCCCCGACGTCCTTAACTACGCCGCCCGCGACCTCGGCCCCCGCGTCAAAAAGGGCATGGCCTTCGCCATCGAACCCATGCTCGTGACCGGTGGAATTGAAACCGTCACCCTCGACGACGACTGGACCATCAAAACCGTCGATGGGGGAGACGCCTGCCAGTGGGAACACTCCGTCTGTGTGCACTCCGAAGGTATCTGGGTTCTCACCGCAGAGGACGGCGGCGCCTCCGAACTCTCCAAACTCGGCGTCACCGTCAAACCCATCCCCGCCTAG
- the rlmN gene encoding 23S rRNA (adenine(2503)-C(2))-methyltransferase RlmN — protein MTETTSVPLEISSARPEPGQIILKAPRRGKPPRHIADFDMAGRRAFLEELGYKPFRAAQLSKHYFERLVNDPAQMTDLPAAEREKMVADAMPQLLTTVRTLEADGGDTLKVVHRLFDGALVESVIMRYDNRVTMCISSQAGCGMNCPFCATGQQGLTRNLSTAEIVEQVIAGARYLKDMKGLEQADGGSEDTRPLRVSNIVFMGMGEALANYKATMGAVHRLIDPAPEGLGISARGITMSTVGLVPGIRKFELEKLPITLALSLHAPDDELRDELIPINQRWKVDETLDAAYDYYRTTGRRISIEYALIRDINDQGWRADLLGKKLASRGRGWVHVNPIPLNPTPGSKWTASRKGVEQNFVERLRAHGIPTTVRDTRGSDIDGACGQLAAKED, from the coding sequence ATGACCGAAACCACCAGCGTCCCCCTGGAAATCTCCAGCGCCCGCCCCGAACCCGGCCAAATCATCCTCAAAGCCCCCCGCCGCGGCAAACCCCCTCGCCACATCGCAGACTTCGACATGGCCGGCCGTCGCGCCTTCCTCGAAGAACTTGGCTACAAGCCCTTCCGAGCCGCCCAGCTTTCAAAACACTACTTCGAACGCCTCGTCAACGACCCGGCCCAGATGACCGACCTGCCCGCAGCAGAACGCGAAAAAATGGTCGCTGACGCCATGCCCCAGCTGCTCACCACCGTCCGCACCCTCGAAGCCGACGGCGGCGACACCCTCAAAGTCGTCCACCGCCTCTTCGACGGAGCCCTCGTCGAATCCGTTATCATGCGCTACGACAACCGCGTCACCATGTGCATCTCCTCCCAGGCAGGCTGCGGCATGAACTGCCCCTTCTGCGCCACCGGCCAGCAGGGACTCACCCGCAACCTCTCAACCGCCGAAATCGTCGAACAGGTCATCGCAGGTGCCCGCTACCTCAAAGACATGAAAGGCCTCGAACAGGCTGACGGTGGCTCCGAAGACACCCGCCCCCTGCGTGTCTCCAACATCGTCTTCATGGGTATGGGTGAAGCCCTCGCCAACTACAAAGCCACCATGGGCGCCGTACACCGCCTCATCGACCCCGCCCCCGAAGGACTCGGCATCTCAGCCCGCGGCATCACCATGTCCACCGTCGGCCTCGTCCCCGGCATCCGCAAATTCGAACTAGAAAAACTCCCCATCACCCTAGCTCTCTCCCTCCACGCCCCCGACGACGAACTCCGCGACGAACTCATCCCCATCAACCAGCGCTGGAAAGTCGACGAAACCCTCGACGCCGCCTACGACTACTACCGCACCACCGGCCGCCGCATCTCCATCGAATACGCCCTCATCCGCGACATCAACGACCAGGGCTGGCGCGCCGACCTCCTCGGCAAAAAACTCGCCTCCCGCGGCCGCGGCTGGGTCCACGTCAACCCCATCCCGCTCAACCCCACCCCCGGCTCCAAATGGACAGCCTCCCGCAAGGGCGTCGAACAAAACTTTGTCGAACGCCTACGCGCCCACGGCATCCCCACCACCGTACGCGATACCCGCGGAAGTGACATCGACGGTGCCTGCGGCCAGCTGGCTGCCAAGGAAGACTAA
- the infA gene encoding translation initiation factor IF-1, with protein sequence MAKKDGVIEIEGTVVEALPNASFRVELDNGHKVLAHISGKMRQHYIRILPEDRVVVELSPYDLSRGRIVYRYK encoded by the coding sequence ATGGCCAAGAAAGACGGCGTCATCGAGATTGAAGGTACCGTGGTCGAAGCACTGCCCAACGCATCATTCCGCGTTGAGCTGGACAACGGACACAAAGTACTTGCACACATCTCAGGCAAGATGCGTCAGCACTACATTCGAATCCTGCCTGAGGACCGAGTAGTAGTCGAGCTCAGCCCCTACGACCTCTCACGCGGTCGTATCGTCTACCGCTACAAGTAA
- the rpmJ gene encoding 50S ribosomal protein L36, producing MKVKPSVKPICDKCKVIRRHGVVMVICENPRHKQRQG from the coding sequence ATGAAGGTCAAGCCGAGCGTTAAGCCGATCTGCGACAAGTGCAAAGTGATCCGCCGTCACGGTGTGGTCATGGTGATCTGCGAAAACCCGCGCCACAAGCAGCGCCAGGGCTAA
- the rpsM gene encoding 30S ribosomal protein S13 produces the protein MARLAGVDIPREKRVEIALTYIYGVGKTRAKEALAATGVDPNTRVKDLDDTQLVALRDFIEGNYKVEGDLRREVAADIRRKVEIGSYQGLRHRRGLPVHGQRTKTNARTRKGPKRTVAGKKK, from the coding sequence ATGGCACGTCTCGCTGGAGTCGATATTCCCCGCGAAAAGCGCGTGGAAATTGCTCTTACTTACATCTACGGCGTGGGCAAGACCCGTGCAAAAGAAGCGCTTGCTGCAACCGGTGTTGACCCCAACACCCGCGTCAAGGACCTTGACGATACCCAGCTCGTAGCACTTCGTGACTTCATCGAAGGCAACTACAAGGTTGAAGGTGACCTTCGCCGCGAGGTTGCTGCCGACATCCGCCGCAAGGTAGAAATCGGTAGCTACCAGGGTCTGCGTCACCGCCGTGGCCTTCCCGTACACGGCCAGCGCACCAAGACCAACGCACGTACCCGCAAGGGCCCGAAGCGTACCGTCGCAGGTAAGAAGAAGTAA
- the rpsK gene encoding 30S ribosomal protein S11 has product MPPKTRAAAKRTGRRKVSKNIVAGQAHIKSTFNNTIVSITDPSGAVISWSSAGEMGFKGSRKSTPYAAQMAAETAAKRAQEHGVRKVDVFVKGPGPGRETAIRSLQATGLEVGSIQDVTPVAHNGCRPPKRRHV; this is encoded by the coding sequence ATGCCTCCCAAGACTCGCGCAGCGGCCAAGCGTACCGGCCGCCGCAAGGTTTCCAAGAACATTGTTGCCGGTCAGGCACATATCAAGTCAACCTTCAACAACACCATCGTTTCAATCACTGATCCCTCTGGTGCTGTTATTTCCTGGTCATCCGCCGGCGAAATGGGCTTCAAGGGTTCACGTAAGTCAACCCCCTACGCAGCTCAGATGGCCGCTGAGACCGCTGCAAAGCGCGCTCAGGAACACGGTGTCCGCAAGGTAGACGTTTTCGTCAAGGGCCCCGGCCCCGGTCGCGAAACCGCTATCCGCTCACTCCAGGCCACCGGCCTCGAAGTTGGCTCCATCCAGGACGTCACCCCCGTTGCCCACAACGGCTGCCGTCCTCCGAAGCGCCGCCACGTCTAA
- a CDS encoding DNA-directed RNA polymerase subunit alpha — protein MLIAQRPILREEHVSENRSRFTIEPLEPGFGYTLGNSLRRTLLSSIPGAAVTSIRIDGVLHEFSTVEGVTEDVTEIILNIKKLSISSENDEPVIAYLRKQGEGELTAGDIEVPAGVEIHNPDLHIATLNNRANFNAELTIERGRGYVSAAQNKSGDAEIGRIPVDSIYSPVLKVTFRVSATRVEQRTDFDSLTLDVETKEAIAPRDAVASAGNTLVELFGLARELNTAAEGIEVGPSPADESMAADLALPIEDLDMTVRSYNCLKREGIHTVGELVTRSEADLMDIRNFGAKSIDEVKAKLTELGLSLKDSPAGMDLSARLQDDDSYGSDY, from the coding sequence GTGCTCATTGCACAGCGCCCCATCCTGCGTGAAGAACACGTATCGGAAAACCGTTCACGCTTCACCATCGAGCCCCTCGAACCCGGCTTCGGCTACACCCTGGGTAACTCCCTCCGCCGCACCCTTCTCTCATCCATCCCCGGTGCCGCTGTAACCAGCATCCGCATCGACGGTGTGCTGCACGAATTCAGCACTGTAGAAGGCGTGACCGAGGACGTCACCGAGATCATCTTGAACATCAAGAAGCTCTCCATCTCATCAGAGAACGACGAGCCCGTCATCGCCTACCTGCGCAAGCAGGGCGAAGGTGAACTCACCGCAGGCGACATCGAGGTGCCCGCAGGCGTCGAGATCCACAACCCGGACCTCCACATCGCAACCCTCAACAACCGCGCAAACTTCAACGCAGAACTGACCATCGAACGCGGCCGCGGCTACGTCTCGGCAGCACAGAACAAGTCAGGTGACGCAGAAATCGGCCGTATCCCGGTCGACTCCATCTACTCACCCGTCCTCAAGGTCACCTTCCGCGTCAGCGCAACCCGTGTTGAGCAGCGCACCGACTTCGACTCCCTCACCCTGGACGTCGAAACCAAGGAAGCAATTGCTCCCCGCGACGCAGTCGCATCAGCAGGCAACACCCTCGTTGAGCTCTTCGGCCTCGCCCGCGAACTCAACACCGCCGCTGAAGGTATCGAAGTTGGCCCGTCACCCGCTGACGAGTCAATGGCCGCAGACCTGGCTCTGCCCATCGAAGACCTGGACATGACCGTCCGCTCCTACAACTGCCTCAAGCGCGAAGGCATCCACACCGTGGGTGAACTCGTGACCCGCAGCGAAGCAGACCTCATGGACATCCGCAACTTCGGTGCCAAGTCCATCGACGAAGTCAAGGCAAAGCTCACCGAGCTCGGCCTGTCCCTCAAGGACTCACCCGCCGGAATGGACCTCTCAGCCCGCCTGCAGGACGACGACAGCTACGGCAGCGACTACTAA
- the rplQ gene encoding 50S ribosomal protein L17, whose product MPTPTKGPRLGGSPTHERIMLNNLSQQLFEHKRITTTVTKAKRLRPVAERLITFAKKGDLNARRRVLRSIGNKTVVHELFTVIAPAMAERPGGYTRITKIGNRKGDNAPMAVIELVMEPVATAAAVSEATKVAETAAPAAEETKAAAPAAAESSDLPAGAHAATENGEAPEGFDIKGNADSMKYHVPGSRWYANTQAEIWFDTKESAEAAGYAPAGGAAAQTISED is encoded by the coding sequence ATGCCTACTCCCACTAAGGGTCCCCGCCTCGGCGGATCACCGACCCACGAGCGCATCATGCTGAACAACCTGTCTCAGCAGCTCTTCGAGCACAAGCGCATCACCACCACCGTTACCAAGGCAAAGCGTCTGCGCCCCGTCGCCGAGCGTCTGATCACCTTCGCAAAGAAGGGCGACCTCAACGCACGCCGCCGCGTCCTGCGCTCCATCGGTAACAAGACCGTAGTCCACGAGCTCTTCACCGTCATTGCCCCCGCAATGGCCGAGCGCCCCGGTGGCTACACCCGCATCACCAAGATCGGTAACCGCAAGGGCGACAACGCCCCCATGGCAGTTATCGAACTGGTCATGGAGCCTGTTGCAACCGCAGCAGCTGTTTCAGAAGCTACCAAGGTAGCAGAGACCGCAGCACCCGCAGCAGAAGAGACCAAAGCAGCAGCACCCGCAGCAGCTGAGTCCTCAGACCTGCCCGCAGGCGCACACGCAGCAACCGAGAACGGCGAAGCTCCCGAGGGCTTCGACATCAAGGGCAACGCTGATTCCATGAAGTACCACGTACCCGGCTCACGCTGGTACGCAAACACCCAGGCTGAAATCTGGTTCGACACCAAGGAATCAGCTGAAGCAGCAGGTTACGCACCTGCCGGTGGTGCAGCAGCACAGACCATCTCCGAAGACTAA
- the truA gene encoding tRNA pseudouridine(38-40) synthase TruA codes for MTETPESLYEPRVRVRLDFAYDGGPFAGWAKQPGLITVQGVLEEALALIFRRPVYTTVAGRTDAGVHALHQVVHFDVAQDAWERLPGRSQDAPASSLRRKLRGALSRALADAEAELGIPSRLQGYMQRAITVTSCQEVPADFDARFSALERSYRYLLEDGQEEKGSNPLNRQIAWQINPVLDIDLMNRAAQNLLGLNDFLSFCKPREGSTTIRELRELRFERRTDGLIEASIRADAFCHNMVRTLIASLVMVGERKKDEAWLISRIEAPVRDSQVRLAAPRGLALASITYPEASGYAAQSEKARNLRTL; via the coding sequence GTGACCGAAACCCCCGAGTCGCTATACGAGCCCCGTGTACGCGTGCGCCTTGATTTTGCCTACGACGGAGGCCCCTTCGCAGGCTGGGCTAAGCAACCGGGGCTTATCACAGTTCAGGGAGTCCTCGAAGAAGCCCTGGCCCTTATCTTCCGCCGCCCCGTCTACACGACGGTAGCCGGGCGGACCGACGCCGGCGTCCATGCTCTGCACCAGGTTGTGCACTTCGATGTTGCCCAGGACGCCTGGGAGCGGCTACCCGGGCGCAGCCAGGACGCACCGGCGTCCTCCCTCCGCCGTAAATTGCGCGGGGCACTCAGCAGGGCTCTGGCAGATGCTGAGGCAGAGCTGGGAATACCATCCCGTCTGCAGGGCTATATGCAGCGGGCGATTACGGTTACTAGCTGCCAGGAAGTCCCTGCTGATTTCGATGCCCGCTTCTCGGCCCTGGAACGCTCCTATAGATACCTGCTTGAAGACGGGCAAGAAGAGAAGGGCAGTAATCCGCTGAACCGGCAGATCGCCTGGCAAATCAATCCCGTACTCGATATAGATTTGATGAACCGTGCTGCCCAGAACCTCTTGGGGCTCAATGACTTTCTCTCCTTCTGCAAGCCCCGCGAAGGCTCCACCACGATTCGCGAGTTGCGCGAACTTCGGTTTGAGCGGCGGACGGACGGCCTCATCGAAGCAAGCATCAGGGCAGACGCTTTCTGCCACAATATGGTGCGCACCCTCATCGCCTCGCTAGTGATGGTGGGGGAGAGAAAGAAAGACGAAGCCTGGCTCATCTCCCGTATCGAAGCCCCTGTGCGAGACTCCCAGGTGCGTCTAGCTGCCCCGCGCGGCCTGGCCCTAGCCTCCATTACCTACCCCGAAGCGTCCGGCTACGCAGCCCAAAGCGAGAAAGCCCGAAACCTGCGAACCCTCTAA
- the rplM gene encoding 50S ribosomal protein L13 translates to MRTYTPKSGDNNRQWHIIDASDVVLGRLASQTAILLRGKHKPTFAPHVDMGDSVIIINAEKVALTGAKLEQKRAYRHSGYPGGLKSVNYAELLETNPVRAVEKAVKGMLPKNKLAAQQLKNLKVYAGSEHPHAAQQPKTYEFTQVAQ, encoded by the coding sequence TTGCGCACTTACACTCCGAAGTCAGGCGACAACAACCGCCAGTGGCACATCATCGATGCCTCTGATGTTGTTCTCGGCCGTCTCGCAAGCCAGACCGCAATCCTGCTGCGCGGCAAGCACAAGCCCACCTTCGCACCCCACGTTGACATGGGTGACTCCGTCATCATCATCAACGCTGAAAAGGTTGCACTGACCGGTGCCAAGCTTGAGCAGAAGCGTGCCTACCGCCACTCCGGTTACCCCGGTGGCCTGAAGTCAGTCAACTATGCCGAACTGCTGGAAACCAACCCCGTTCGCGCCGTAGAAAAGGCTGTTAAGGGCATGCTCCCCAAGAACAAGCTGGCTGCCCAGCAGCTCAAGAACCTCAAGGTCTACGCAGGTTCCGAGCACCCCCACGCAGCTCAGCAGCCCAAGACCTACGAATTCACCCAGGTTGCCCAGTAA
- the rpsI gene encoding 30S ribosomal protein S9, translated as MAQNEEYTTEEELTSYTSESSAPVAEKAARPALTVGGQAVGRRKEAVARVRLVPGTGKWTVNGRELDNYFPNKLHQQEVNDPFKLLELEGAYDVFARISGGGPSGQAGALRLGVARALNEIDAENNRPALKKAGFLTRDARVIERKKAGLKKARKASQFSKR; from the coding sequence GTGGCTCAGAACGAAGAGTACACCACCGAAGAAGAGCTCACCAGCTACACATCCGAGTCCTCAGCACCTGTTGCTGAGAAGGCTGCCCGCCCCGCACTGACCGTTGGTGGTCAGGCTGTTGGCCGTCGCAAGGAAGCCGTTGCCCGCGTCCGCCTGGTACCCGGTACCGGCAAGTGGACCGTTAACGGTCGCGAGCTCGACAACTACTTCCCCAACAAGCTGCACCAGCAGGAAGTAAACGACCCCTTCAAGCTGCTTGAACTCGAAGGCGCCTACGACGTCTTCGCACGTATCTCAGGTGGCGGCCCCTCCGGTCAGGCTGGCGCTCTGCGTCTTGGCGTTGCTCGTGCCCTGAACGAGATTGACGCTGAGAACAACCGCCCCGCCCTCAAGAAGGCAGGCTTCCTGACCCGCGACGCTCGCGTTATCGAGCGTAAGAAGGCTGGTCTTAAGAAGGCACGCAAGGCTTCACAGTTCTCAAAGCGCTAA
- the ppk2 gene encoding polyphosphate kinase 2 — protein sequence MASSNTTRTSRSTRAAGKDAATELETPSTEAVEQDASQQVTDSKKEAVKAALAKETRRVSVVEDYSAELDEISSLTKKLSGDGEKSDAWKAGYPYDKKLSRKEYEKEKRALQIELLKLQLWVKETGQKVLIIFEGRDAAGKGGAIKRFMEHLNPRGARVVALEKPTDVEQTQWYFQRYIQHLPSGGEIVLMDRSWYNRAGVERVMGYCTSQQYYEFMREVPELERMLVNSGVKLIKFWFSVTRAEQLARFNSRRTDPVRQWKLSPTDLASLDKWDDYTAAKEAMFFYTDTGDAPWTVVKSNDKKRARLEAMRHVLNQFDYPDKDHALVGSTDPLIVGKGSDVLEDDVPENPEGFPVLREEK from the coding sequence ATGGCATCTTCCAACACCACTCGCACCTCACGCTCCACCAGGGCCGCAGGCAAGGACGCCGCTACCGAGCTAGAAACTCCCAGCACCGAAGCTGTGGAACAGGACGCCTCCCAGCAGGTTACCGACTCCAAGAAGGAGGCCGTGAAAGCGGCCCTTGCCAAGGAGACCCGCCGCGTATCGGTCGTAGAGGACTACAGTGCAGAGCTCGATGAAATTTCATCTCTGACCAAGAAACTCAGCGGTGACGGGGAGAAGTCAGACGCCTGGAAGGCCGGCTACCCCTATGATAAGAAGCTTTCCCGCAAGGAATACGAGAAGGAAAAGCGGGCCCTACAGATTGAGCTCCTCAAACTCCAGCTCTGGGTCAAGGAAACCGGCCAGAAGGTTCTAATTATTTTTGAGGGCCGCGACGCGGCGGGTAAGGGTGGCGCCATCAAGCGCTTTATGGAACACCTCAACCCCCGCGGTGCCCGCGTCGTCGCTCTGGAAAAGCCCACTGACGTTGAGCAGACTCAGTGGTACTTCCAGCGATACATCCAGCACCTACCCTCTGGCGGTGAAATCGTGCTCATGGACCGCTCCTGGTACAACCGAGCAGGAGTCGAGCGCGTTATGGGCTACTGCACATCGCAGCAGTACTACGAATTCATGCGTGAGGTTCCCGAACTGGAGCGCATGCTGGTCAACTCCGGGGTCAAACTCATTAAGTTCTGGTTCTCCGTTACTCGGGCAGAACAGCTGGCCCGCTTCAATTCCCGCCGTACCGACCCTGTGCGCCAGTGGAAGCTGTCTCCCACCGATCTGGCCTCCCTCGATAAGTGGGACGACTACACCGCGGCTAAAGAAGCCATGTTCTTCTACACCGATACCGGCGATGCCCCCTGGACCGTTGTGAAGTCCAACGACAAGAAGCGGGCCCGCCTTGAAGCTATGCGGCACGTGCTTAACCAGTTCGACTACCCCGATAAGGACCACGCCCTGGTCGGCTCCACCGACCCGCTCATCGTGGGTAAGGGCTCAGACGTTCTCGAGGACGATGTGCCCGAAAACCCTGAGGGTTTCCCCGTCTTGCGCGAAGAAAAATAG